In one Corallococcus sp. EGB genomic region, the following are encoded:
- a CDS encoding CCA tRNA nucleotidyltransferase, producing MIANLHDADIPKPVLEVITRLRELGHPTYLVGGCVRDMVRKVHPKDFDVATSALPEEVQRAFRKVIPTGIQHGTVTVVTGGNHVEVTTFRSEGDYLDGRRPSSVSFERDIVKDLSRRDFTINAMAYNPLDRELVDPFGGQVDLPAKLIRCVGSALERFSEDGLRPLRAVRFAAVLGFTLDPETRDAIPATLAVFRKVALERVREELLKLLLSPRAETGLHLLADTGLMECFLPEVARVDAESARLARAAVQAAPLDADLRMATLLADIDTATQAKELCVRLKFPNKSADLIGLLVEHAKLETRVDDADPALRRMLARVGLANLPALIDVAKARVQVRAPERMPALQTLVSRLEALAAAKPPLSAKELALTGGDIMKTLGIGPSPKVGEATRYLLESVLDDPSLNTADTLRERLTAWAARAP from the coding sequence ATGATCGCCAACCTCCACGACGCCGACATTCCGAAGCCCGTGCTCGAAGTCATCACCCGCCTGCGCGAGCTGGGCCATCCCACGTACCTCGTGGGCGGCTGCGTGCGGGACATGGTCCGCAAGGTCCACCCCAAGGACTTCGACGTCGCCACCAGCGCGCTGCCGGAAGAGGTGCAGCGCGCCTTCCGCAAGGTCATCCCCACGGGCATCCAGCACGGCACCGTCACGGTCGTCACCGGCGGCAACCACGTGGAGGTGACGACGTTCCGTTCAGAGGGGGACTACCTGGACGGCCGGCGCCCCAGCTCCGTGTCCTTCGAGCGCGACATCGTGAAGGACCTGTCGCGGCGCGATTTCACCATCAACGCCATGGCGTACAACCCGCTCGACCGCGAGCTGGTGGATCCGTTCGGTGGCCAGGTGGACCTGCCCGCGAAGCTGATCCGCTGCGTGGGCTCCGCGCTGGAGCGCTTCTCCGAGGACGGCCTGCGCCCCCTGCGCGCCGTGCGCTTCGCCGCCGTGCTGGGCTTCACCCTGGACCCCGAAACGCGCGACGCCATCCCCGCCACCCTCGCCGTGTTCCGCAAGGTCGCGCTGGAGCGCGTGCGCGAGGAGCTCCTCAAGCTGCTCCTGTCCCCGCGCGCGGAGACGGGCCTCCACCTGCTCGCGGACACGGGGCTGATGGAGTGCTTCCTGCCGGAGGTCGCCCGCGTGGACGCGGAGTCCGCCCGGCTCGCCCGCGCCGCCGTGCAGGCCGCGCCGCTGGACGCGGACCTGCGCATGGCCACGCTGCTCGCGGACATCGACACCGCGACGCAGGCGAAGGAGCTGTGCGTGCGCCTGAAGTTCCCCAACAAGTCCGCCGACCTCATCGGCCTGCTCGTCGAGCACGCGAAGCTGGAGACGCGCGTGGACGACGCGGACCCCGCGCTGCGCCGGATGCTCGCCCGGGTGGGCCTGGCGAACCTGCCCGCGCTCATCGACGTCGCGAAGGCCCGCGTCCAGGTCCGGGCGCCGGAGCGGATGCCCGCGCTTCAGACGCTGGTCTCGCGGCTGGAGGCGCTGGCCGCCGCGAAGCCCCCCCTGTCCGCCAAGGAGCTGGCGCTCACCGGCGGTGACATCATGAAGACGCTGGGCATCGGCCCGTCGCCG
- a CDS encoding DUF4326 domain-containing protein, which produces MSESQTTAVHVHDACEVYVGRAFRAWAKPGPLNPVPGRFGNPFKPGGVKTWKAMIRTYFEPWLAKLPPEEAARIRDEAQQRMAPGPDAFESFGWYLELRTRHDPDFLRDVKTLRGKRLGCWCKPGPCHADVLAAWLDASPRTSGRN; this is translated from the coding sequence ATGTCCGAATCCCAAACCACCGCGGTGCATGTCCACGACGCCTGTGAGGTGTACGTGGGCCGAGCCTTCCGCGCCTGGGCGAAGCCCGGGCCGCTCAACCCCGTGCCGGGCCGCTTCGGCAATCCCTTCAAGCCCGGGGGTGTGAAGACCTGGAAGGCGATGATCCGCACGTACTTCGAACCGTGGCTGGCGAAGCTGCCGCCAGAAGAAGCAGCGCGGATCCGCGATGAAGCCCAGCAGCGCATGGCGCCCGGCCCGGACGCGTTCGAATCCTTCGGCTGGTACCTGGAGCTGCGCACCCGACACGACCCGGACTTCCTGCGCGACGTGAAGACCCTGCGCGGCAAGCGGCTGGGCTGCTGGTGCAAGCCGGGCCCATGCCATGCGGATGTGTTGGCCGCCTGGCTGGACGCGTCCCCACGCACCTCAGGTCGCAATTGA
- a CDS encoding DUF1877 family protein, producing MGLDASYQALPGGSPLLELARRNTGVGEWLWCVTRLLREPREETLSPGGPDPAELQLLEAVRDLLRTRPDLATQKVDLDRRWDHMHFVLSERRRNAPGTEDDSLAGIAIEGEAKIAPHVAAGQGVPLRFTRPETVERIARMLEAVRFDALREHFTFENLSQGAVYKCPREENIDHAWQWLRERFELFRAFYVTAAQHGDGVLVCVN from the coding sequence ATGGGACTTGATGCGAGCTACCAGGCCCTCCCCGGCGGCTCCCCGTTGCTTGAGCTGGCGAGGCGGAACACCGGTGTGGGCGAATGGCTGTGGTGCGTCACCAGGCTTCTCCGGGAGCCGCGCGAGGAGACCCTGTCACCCGGCGGTCCGGATCCCGCGGAGCTCCAGCTCCTTGAAGCCGTGAGGGATCTGCTGCGCACCCGCCCCGATCTGGCGACGCAAAAGGTGGATCTCGATCGGCGGTGGGATCACATGCACTTCGTCCTGTCCGAGCGCCGCCGGAACGCTCCGGGAACCGAGGACGACTCCCTGGCCGGCATCGCCATTGAGGGTGAGGCGAAGATCGCCCCGCATGTGGCTGCGGGCCAGGGCGTGCCCCTGCGCTTCACTCGGCCGGAGACGGTCGAGCGGATCGCCCGGATGCTGGAAGCCGTGCGGTTCGACGCCCTTCGCGAACACTTCACCTTCGAAAACCTGAGCCAGGGGGCTGTGTACAAGTGTCCGCGCGAGGAGAACATCGACCATGCCTGGCAGTGGCTGCGCGAGCGCTTCGAACTCTTCCGCGCCTTCTACGTCACGGCCGCGCAGCACGGGGACGGAGTCCTGGTCTGCGTGAACTGA